A stretch of the Lolium perenne isolate Kyuss_39 chromosome 3, Kyuss_2.0, whole genome shotgun sequence genome encodes the following:
- the LOC127340513 gene encoding uncharacterized protein has protein sequence MRALIYNIRGFGEQGRRTQLKSYIRGDRVDIIGLQETIKADFSATELRSLEFGGQFAWNWLPAEGHSRGMLLGFRDECFDVGAWRQGTFFILATILQRKNNMKWCFFLVYGPADHRRTDEFLGELTHAVAGCQFPVVIAGDFNLIRTADEKSNDNISWSRVRRFNEAIADMALRELERTGARFTWTNKRLRPTRCVLDRVLVAPAWEAAFPLCSLTAITRIGSDHTPLLLSTGEETRRPPPRFFFQTWWFGVPGFGDLLKAKLGSFIQERGAHRCCIDQWQCVVRNTRQFLKGWGANLGKEKRDFRANLLLQVSELDKVADATGLDEEGWALRYHLEDQLSALDRADEEYWRQRSRVQWTLRGDSCTAYFHAIANGRRRKCSIPRLITDQGEVHEQQELMEHIYVFYQGLMGSVGETRRFSLGHNLWEGNQRVSQEENHELELTFTADELDEVLASMKQDSAPGPDGLPVIFFKRFWGTLRGPLLQLLNDFALGRVDVARLNYGIITLIPKVKGADHIRQFRPITLINVIFKFIAKAYAIRLAPVAHRVIDRCQTAFIKGRCLHEGALALHEIVHELHVRKQKGLLLKLDFEKAYDRVDWDFLQEILLRKGFSAMMVHRLMQLVRGGQTAINVNGEIGHFFRNARGVRQGDPLSPILFDFMVDGLAAIICKARAAGHVRGLVSHLIPGGVTHLQYADDTMILLEPTGVGIANLKTLLLCFENMSGLKINFDKSEVVVMGATPAAQQRVANLLNCRLGKFPITYLGLPISDKPLRVSDWGFLPEVVAHRVEPWQGLYLGAAGRLELTNSCLSSLPLFAMSMYLLHDGTHKAMDKPRSRFFWEGVGDKRKYHMVDWATVCKPKALGGLGVMNTKAMNIALMVKWIWKLYQGAEGLWADLIRAKYLRGRDLYAGGVPTHGSQFWNAIQKIKWHFKMGAKHRVRNGRRTYFWTDWWTGNGPLRTRFPRLFSCCESPFITVEGARVHDGAPGEWRLRFRRQLGLAEQVEWDNLCREVQGLPTELTEDEVSWALEPSGAFSTSSVYVRLAQGAAIASFKDVWRTRVPPKIKVFLWQLIRGRLPSGEQLLKRHGPSNGLCALCGAWEDCNHIFFTCPTARLMWAGVRELLACNWNPAGAGEFIALAQGLSNPLRRLAWFTFAAQCWTLWNIRNKLAIEGKMIGNPADVFYQMSIHMQCWRVLVRPRDRDLLDLAVGDVRRLYSRTQSEGT, from the coding sequence ATGAGGGCTCTGATTTACAATATCCGAGGGTTCGGTGAGCAGGGGCGCCGAACACAACTTAAATCCTACATCCGAGGGGATCGGGTGGACATCATTGGGCTTCAGGAGACTATCAAAGCGGATTTCTCAGCGACTGAGCTGCGGAGCCTGGAATTCGGGGGTCAGTTCGCTTGGAACTGGCTGCCGGCGGAGGGCCATTCCAGGGGTATGCTTCTCGGTTTTCGTGATGAGTGCTTTGATGTTGGTGCTTGGAGGCAGGGGACCTTCTTCATCTTGGCTACCATACTCCAACGGAAGAACAATATGAAGTGGTGCTTCTTCCTGGTGTATGGGCCGGCGGATCATCGTCGCACGGATGAGTTTCTGGGAGAACTTACCCACGCGGTGGCAGGGTGCCAATTTCCGGTGGTCATTGCCGGGGATTTTAACCTCATCCGGACAGCGGATGAGAAGAGTAATGACAACATCAGCTGGTCGAGGGTGAGACGCTTTAATGAGGCTATCGCCGATATGGCCTTGCGAGAGCTGGAGCGTACCGGGGCGCGCTTCACATGGACCAACAAACGACTCCGGCCGACACGGTGTGTTTTGGACCGGGTGCTCGTGGCGCCGGCCTGGGAGGCGGCGTTCCCTTTGTGCTCGCTTACGGCGATTACGAGGATTGGCTCGGATCATACGCCTCTCTTACTATCTACCGGAGAAGAGACAAGGCGCCCACCGCCGAGATTCTTCTTCCAGACGTGGTGGTTTGGCGTACCGGGCTTTGGGGACCTCCTCAAGGCCAAACTTGGTAGCTTTATCCAGGAGCGGGGAGCGCACAGGTGTTGCATTGACCAGTGGCAGTGCGTGGTGCGCAACACTCGTCAATTCCTCAAGGGATGGGGAGCCAATTTGGGAAAGGAGAAAAGGGACTTCAGGGCTAACCTGCTCCTGCAAGTCTCTGAGTTGGACAAGGTGGCGGACGCCACTGGCTTGGATGAGGAGGGCTGGGCGCTTAGATACCACTTGGAAGACCAGTTATCGGCCTTGGACAGGGCTGATGAGGAGTACTGGCGCCAGCGCAGCCGGGTGCAATGGACTCTCAGGGGAGATTCTTGCACGGCCTACTTCCATGCCATCGCGAATGGGCGTAGACGGAAGTGTTCGATACCGCGGCTGATCACAGATCAAGGGGAGGTCCATGAACAGCAAGAGCTCATGGAACACATATATGTGTTTTACCAGGGCCTCATGGGATCGGTCGGGGAGACCAGGCGGTTTTCTCTGGGACATAACCTTTGGGAAGGGAACCAAAGGGTGTCCCAGGAGGAAAACCATGAGCTGGAGCTTACTTTTACTGCGGACGAATTAGACGAAGTTCTGGCTAGCATGAAGCAAGATTCGGCGCCAGGTCCTGACGGCCTACCAGTCATCTTCTTCAAACGGTTCTGGGGAACTCTCCGAGGTCCACTCCTGCAGCTTCTCAAcgactttgccctagggagggtTGACGTTGCGCGGCTCAATTATGGGATCATCACTCTTATCCCCAAGGTTAAAGGGGCGGACCATATTAGACAGTTTAGGCCGATTACGCTTATTAACGTCATTTTCAAGTTTATTGCGAAAGCCTACGCGATTAGACTAGCTCCCGTTGCGCATAGGGTCATCGACCGTTGTCAGACGGCCTTTATTAAGGGGCGTTGCCTACACGAGGGGGCGCTGGCCTTACATGAAATTGTGCACGAGCTGCACGTCAGGAAGCAAAAGGGTTTGCTCCTGAAGCTTGACTTCGAGAAGGCCTACGACAGGGTCGATTGGGATTTTCTCCAAGAGATCCTCCTGCGGAAAGGCTTCTCCGCCATGATGGTGCACAGATTGATGCAACTGGTCAGGGGTGGCCAGACTGCGATCAATGTTAACGGGGAAATAGGGCATTTCTTCCGTAACGCGCGGGGAGTGAGGCAAGGGGACCCACTCTCGCCGATCCTCTTCGATTTTATGGTGGACGGCCTGGCCGCGATCATCTGCAAGGCCAGGGCGGCAGGACACGTTAGGGGGCTAGTGTCACATCTGATCCCGGGAGGGGTTACTCACCTGCAGTACGCGGATGACACCATGATCCTTTTGGAACCCACAGGGGTGGGTATAGCTAATCTGAAAACCCTGCTCCTCTGCTTCGAGAATATGTCGGGTTTGAAGATTAACTTCGACAAGAGCGAGGTGGTGGTGATGGGGGCCACCCCGGCTGCACAACAAAGGGTGGCCAACCTGCTCAACTGCCGTCTTGGCAAATTCCCTATCACTTATCTGGGCTTGCCAATTAGTGATAAGCCGCTGAGGGTGTCAGATTGGGGATTTTTGCCGGAGGTCGTGGCTCATAGGGTTGagccatggcagggcctgtacctGGGGGCTGCAGGAAGGCTGGAGCTCACAAACTCCTGCTTGTCTAGTCTGCCTTTGTTCGCCATGAGCATGTACCTGCTGCATGATGGCACCCACAAGGCTATGGACAAGCCGCGCTCGCGTTTTTTCTGGGAAGGCGTGGGGGACAAGCGCAAGTACCACATGGTGGATTGGGCCACGGTGTGTAAACCCAAGGCGTTGGGGGGCCTGGGGGTCATGAACACCAAGGCCATGAACATCGCTCTCATGGTCAAATGGATTTGGAAGCTGTACCAAGGTGCTGAAGGTCTATGGGCAGACCTGATTAGGGCTAAGTACCTGCGGGGCAGGGACCTCTATGCGGGAGGGGTCCCAACTCATGGCTCCCAATTTTGGAATGCAATACAAAAGATTAAGTGGCATTTCAAAATGGGGGCCAAACATAGGGTGCGGAACGGAAGGAGGACTTACTTCTGGACGGACTGGTGGACGGGCAATGGTCCACTAAGGACGAGATTCCCTAGGCTGTTTAGCTGCTGTGAGTCCCCGTTCATCACCGTCGAGGGGGCGAGGGTGCACGACGGGGCGCCAGGGGAATGGCGTCTCCGCTTCCGACGCCAATTGGGTCTTGCAGAGCAGGTCGAATGGGACAATCTCTGCAGGGAAGTACAGGGGCTTCCCACGGAACTTACGGAAGACGAGGTGTCTTGGGCTTTAGAGCCTTCGGGCGCTTTCTCGACTAGCTCGGTCTATGTTCGTCTGGCGCAAGGGGCGGCTATTGCATCGTTCAAGGATGTATGGAGGACCAGAGTTCCACCGAAGATCAAGGTGTTCCTCTGGCAACTGATTAGGGGGCGGCTGCCCTCGGGGGAGCAGCTGCTTAAGCGCCATGGACCGTCCAATGGACTGTGTGCGCTTTGTGGTGCCTGGGAGGACTGCAACCACATTTTCTTCACCTGCCCAACCGCGAGACTGATGTGGGCTGGGGTGAGGGAGCTCCTTGCGTGCAATTGGAACCCGGCGGGGGCCGGGGAATTCATTGCACTCGCTCAGGGCTTGAGCAACCCCCTCCGAAGGCTGGCTTGGTTTACGTTTGCGGCGCAATGCTGGACGCTGTGGAACATTCGCAATAAGCTAGCTATAGAGGGAAAGATGATCGGCAACCCGGCTGACGTGTTCTATCAAATGTCTATTCATATGCAGTgctggagggttctggtcagaccgaGGGACAGGGACTTGCTGGACTTGGCGGTGGGAGACGTCAGGAGGCTCTACTCGCGGACGCAGTCTGAGGGGACATGA